The genomic interval AGACGCAATACCAGCGTCGGGCAGACCTTATCCCGAATCTCGTAAACACCGTAAAAGGCGCGGCAGAATTTGAGCGTGAAACGCTGGAATCCGTCACCAATGCGCGGGCTAACGCAACGTCGATTAACCTTACTGCTGATGACCTGAACGACCCTGCCAAAATGCAGGCTTTTCAGCAGGCACAGTCTCAACTTACTGGCGCCTTGAGCCGGCTGCTCGCTGTAGCGGAGAATTATCCGCAATTGCAGGCAACCCAGGCTTTCCGGGATTTACAGGTACAGTTGGAAGGAACGGAGAACCGCATCACAGTTGCACGACGCGACTACAACGGTGCCGTCCAGACGTACAATACCAACGTGCGCCGATTCCCGACAAACATGATAGCCGGCATGTTCGGCTTTGATCGCCGGGCATCGTTTGAAGCAGACCCGGGTTCCGATCAGGCACCTACGGTTGAATTCTAGCCTGACACGTACACAGGCTACTCTCTTTGTAACAGACCCGCGCCAGGCATGGCGCCGGCGCGGGTCTACACCTGCTTGCCCCAAAACACGTTGAATACGCTCCGCTTAAGTCTTCTTGTCCTCTGCCTGGTGTTCTTCGCGCCAGGTCGACTGCTAGCGCAGGGCTTTGACGTCATCGAGCCTACGGGGCAATGGGTTACTGATCTGGGCGGCATGCTCAGCGCTTCGGAAGAGCGCTGGTTGAGCCAAAAACTCGATACATACGAAGATACCACCTCTACACAAATTGTCATCGTAACCCTGCCCAGTCTCAACGGTGTGCCGGCTGCTGAATACGCGACGGCGCTTGGGCGTAAATGGGCCGTAGGGCAACAAGGTCAGAACAACGGCATCGTAATCCTTGCTTCCAGTCAGGATAGAAAAATATTCATTGCTTCAGGCTATGGGCTGGAAGGGGCAATACCTGATGCTATTGCAAGCCGCATCATTCAGAACATCATGGTCCCGAATTTCAGGCAGGGACAGTTTTATAATGGATTTGACAGCGCTGTCGATGCACTCGTCGCAGCAGCACGGGGTGAGTTTAGTGCATCCCCCCAACGTGCCACTGAACAGCTCGATCCAGAAACCATCTTTATGCTGATTATGCTGGCCCTTTTCCTGTTTTCCATGTTCTCAAAAGGCGGAGGAAAAAGCGGCGGCAAACGATACAGAAGCCGGCGTGGCGACTTCCCGGTAATTCTTTGGGGACCTTCTTTTGGCGGCGGCAGCGGTGGCGGTGGATTTGGCGGCTTCGGCGGTGGAGGATTTGGTGGCGGCGGATTTGGCGGCTTCGGCGGTGGTGGTGGCAGCTTTGGCGGCGGCGGTGCCGGCGGCGGCTGGTAACACAGGTCTTAATATCCCATCACGGAAGGCAATTCCCTTAATTGTTTGGAATTAAAAAACTTAACGCCTGCCCGTTTGTTAAAACTTCTCTCCAAAAGTAATATTTCCTTGTTATATTATGGATCGCTTAGCTGCACTGCTGGCCTTTTATGAAGAAGACCCTGACGATGCGTTTACGCGGTTTGCCATTGCCAGTGAATATCTCAAAAGAGACAATAAAGAAACGGCACTAACGTTTTTTGAACAGCTGGTCCGGGATAAACCCGCCTATGTGGGTACCTATTATCATCTTGGAAAATTGCTGGAATCACTGGATCGCACGGCCGACGCAATACGCACGT from Bacteroidota bacterium carries:
- a CDS encoding LemA family protein, whose protein sequence is MRSKGTLALLIILLLVGLGGCAGCSTYNGLVAQDENVERVWGDVETQYQRRADLIPNLVNTVKGAAEFERETLESVTNARANATSINLTADDLNDPAKMQAFQQAQSQLTGALSRLLAVAENYPQLQATQAFRDLQVQLEGTENRITVARRDYNGAVQTYNTNVRRFPTNMIAGMFGFDRRASFEADPGSDQAPTVEF
- a CDS encoding TPM domain-containing protein: MAPARVYTCLPQNTLNTLRLSLLVLCLVFFAPGRLLAQGFDVIEPTGQWVTDLGGMLSASEERWLSQKLDTYEDTTSTQIVIVTLPSLNGVPAAEYATALGRKWAVGQQGQNNGIVILASSQDRKIFIASGYGLEGAIPDAIASRIIQNIMVPNFRQGQFYNGFDSAVDALVAAARGEFSASPQRATEQLDPETIFMLIMLALFLFSMFSKGGGKSGGKRYRSRRGDFPVILWGPSFGGGSGGGGFGGFGGGGFGGGGFGGFGGGGGSFGGGGAGGGW
- a CDS encoding tetratricopeptide repeat protein, with the translated sequence MDRLAALLAFYEEDPDDAFTRFAIASEYLKRDNKETALTFFEQLVRDKPAYVGTYYHLGKLLESLDRTADAIRTYKTGILKASELQDLHARAELQDALLNAQGIGFDDA